The genomic DNA GAGAGAAAATTCAAAAGAATATGATCCCTTTAATTATCATAGAAGGTCCGACAGCAGCAGGGAAAAGCTTTTTAGCTATACAGATAGCAGAAGCTTTGGAGACAGAAATCATATCTGCGGATTCAAGACAGATCTACCGCTACATGAATATTGGTACAGCAAAACCAACGAAGCAAGAAAGAGAAAGGATAAAACATCACTTAATTGATATTGTTGAACCCAATGAAGAATACAGTGCCGGTCAATTTTCCTCTGATGCCGATACAATACTAAAACAACTAAACTCTGAAGGGAAAATTCCCATAATCTGTGGTGGTACTGGGTTTTATATAAAATCACTTCTGGAAGGGCTTTTTGCGGCACCAGAAATACCTGAAAAAATTCGTACTGATCTGGAAGAATTAGAAGACAGCAAAGGGACAGATTATCTATTTCAAATGCTGTTAAATGTTGATCCTAATTCTGCAGATAGGATCCATCAGAATGATAGTTATCGCATCAAGAGAGCATTAGAAGTATGGATTGCTACCGGTAAAAGCCTTGGAGAACATTGGGAGAATCAAGAAAAAATTGAAAAGAAATATAATACTTGCAGGATAATGGTTACGGAAGACCGCCAAATACTTTATGAGAGAATAAACAGTCGCCTAGAAAAGATGATCCAAGATGGATTGATCAATGAGATAAAGCAAATATTAGAAGCCGGATATAGTGAAGATGATCCGGGGATTACCTCTGTAGGGTATAGAGAATTCATTCCTTTTAT from Candidatus Cloacimonadota bacterium includes the following:
- the miaA gene encoding tRNA (adenosine(37)-N6)-dimethylallyltransferase MiaA, translating into MIPLIIIEGPTAAGKSFLAIQIAEALETEIISADSRQIYRYMNIGTAKPTKQERERIKHHLIDIVEPNEEYSAGQFSSDADTILKQLNSEGKIPIICGGTGFYIKSLLEGLFAAPEIPEKIRTDLEELEDSKGTDYLFQMLLNVDPNSADRIHQNDSYRIKRALEVWIATGKSLGEHWENQEKIEKKYNTCRIMVTEDRQILYERINSRLEKMIQDGLINEIKQILEAGYSEDDPGITSVGYREFIPFIKENTSFLTCLEEAKKDTRNYAKRQLTWYRKVFFDMIIHITDYKVHDLLDRIKYFLESEDKALS